The Treponema medium genome has a window encoding:
- a CDS encoding motility associated factor glycosyltransferase family protein: protein MNSPLNNGTAFVGAASTGNNGASIGAGTASTGAPFTIDTEVFLRNCNDFTARFPEQAARLGLNRSETALQCLQAVPPAYQLVQAKAKGIERTPTLAVNGSFVHSKYNPQEEARRILDSEFFQTAEVQSRCIFTGFGLGYLASQYIERFPAAEAVIIEADRNIFLCCLAARRLDSLFRHRRLSLLIGTQPEEAASFLASTGWNNKILFKAPVSAEAYKPWYGTFFTLLERNKMKNSINAKTLERFGTLWLKNTVKNLDMLCTAAKIGCFKNAFPDTAAVVLAGGPSLTAHLEQIKKSSKDFLIIAVDTAMRACLRAGITPDFILSFDPQYWNYLHTAGLDTGKSILISEAAVFPAVLRQRYRAVFLSESSVPFARYLESKGEKQNGDEDCVLAAGGSVATTAWDFARYIGAKPIIMAGLDLAYPGKQTHFAGSTFEEAAHTRSTRVASAEQANFNSLYSAFPSLYQDYAGGTVLTDRRMLLYAWWFESTLAKYPEVKTFNLMPHGVFIPGMPACSAEDFAGMTGGLPRVAIDERLETLVKNVYSQAFLDGCDARKRQLAASVKAMTESAAGLAAQAEKAETLCRRLVEYNKEDAGKSKHSGNGSCAREQAALIAQLNKIDENIKNGFAKDLVAVLFFNDETSKDSELQPIVAAENIYKRIHQMALQVHEIFKNK from the coding sequence TTGAACTCACCCTTGAATAACGGCACAGCTTTTGTTGGTGCGGCTTCTACCGGTAACAATGGTGCTTCCATCGGTGCCGGAACAGCTTCTACCGGCGCACCCTTTACTATCGATACCGAGGTATTTCTCAGAAATTGTAACGACTTTACCGCCCGCTTTCCCGAACAGGCGGCAAGGCTTGGACTCAATCGGTCGGAAACGGCTCTCCAATGTTTACAAGCCGTACCGCCTGCATACCAATTAGTACAAGCAAAAGCAAAGGGTATAGAGCGTACGCCGACGCTGGCGGTAAACGGCAGCTTTGTGCATTCAAAATATAACCCTCAAGAAGAAGCCCGCCGTATCCTCGATTCCGAATTTTTTCAAACCGCAGAGGTGCAGAGTCGCTGTATCTTTACGGGATTCGGGTTAGGCTATCTTGCTTCGCAGTATATTGAACGGTTTCCCGCCGCCGAAGCGGTAATCATCGAAGCAGATCGGAACATTTTTCTGTGTTGCTTGGCTGCCCGCCGCCTCGATTCCCTTTTCCGGCACCGGCGCTTAAGTCTTCTGATCGGAACACAGCCGGAAGAAGCCGCCTCATTTCTCGCCTCAACAGGATGGAATAACAAGATACTGTTTAAAGCACCCGTTTCTGCCGAAGCGTATAAACCGTGGTACGGGACTTTTTTTACGCTGCTTGAGCGGAATAAAATGAAAAACAGCATCAATGCAAAAACACTGGAACGCTTCGGTACACTGTGGTTAAAAAATACGGTAAAGAACCTCGATATGCTTTGCACGGCGGCAAAGATCGGCTGTTTTAAAAATGCTTTTCCCGATACGGCTGCCGTCGTCCTTGCCGGTGGGCCGAGCTTAACCGCTCATCTTGAGCAGATTAAAAAAAGTAGCAAGGATTTTTTGATTATTGCGGTGGATACGGCAATGCGGGCATGTCTGCGAGCAGGCATTACCCCTGACTTTATCCTCAGCTTCGACCCTCAATATTGGAACTACCTGCACACCGCCGGATTAGATACCGGCAAGTCCATTTTAATCAGCGAGGCGGCGGTTTTTCCGGCGGTACTCCGGCAGCGCTACCGGGCAGTGTTCCTCTCCGAATCTTCGGTGCCCTTTGCCCGTTATCTTGAAAGCAAAGGCGAAAAGCAAAACGGCGATGAGGACTGTGTACTCGCCGCCGGAGGTTCGGTTGCAACGACTGCGTGGGATTTTGCACGGTATATCGGCGCCAAGCCCATTATCATGGCGGGGTTGGATTTGGCCTATCCCGGTAAGCAAACGCACTTTGCAGGCAGCACCTTTGAAGAAGCCGCCCATACCCGCTCCACCCGTGTTGCTTCCGCAGAGCAGGCAAACTTTAATAGCTTATATTCGGCCTTTCCTTCGCTGTATCAAGATTACGCCGGAGGTACGGTATTAACCGACCGCCGGATGCTGCTTTATGCGTGGTGGTTTGAAAGCACGCTTGCCAAATATCCGGAGGTTAAAACCTTCAATCTTATGCCGCACGGGGTGTTCATTCCCGGAATGCCCGCCTGCTCTGCGGAAGATTTTGCAGGCATGACCGGCGGCCTCCCGCGCGTCGCAATCGATGAACGGTTGGAAACCCTTGTAAAAAACGTGTATTCCCAAGCATTTTTAGACGGATGCGACGCGCGGAAGCGGCAGTTAGCCGCTTCGGTCAAGGCAATGACCGAGAGTGCCGCCGGTCTCGCAGCCCAAGCCGAAAAAGCCGAAACGTTGTGCCGCCGATTAGTAGAATACAACAAAGAAGACGCAGGCAAGAGTAAGCATTCCGGTAACGGGAGCTGCGCCCGTGAACAGGCTGCCTTAATTGCACAACTCAACAAAATAGACGAGAACATAAAGAATGGTTTTGCAAAAGATTTGGTTGCCGTGCTCTTTTTTAATGACGAAACGAGCAAAGACAGCGAACTGCAGCCCATCGTTGCCGCAGAAAATATATACAAAAGAATTCATCAGATGGCGCTGCAGGTACACGAGATATTTAAAAATAAGTAG
- the lepB gene encoding signal peptidase I codes for MKRKLLCFLALIGGLLFLKSYVLDIRRISGHSMEPTLSDGQFVVIWKLAYGIQFPAANRYLCRWGMPKTGDAVLYHIDGRFVVKRCVKIENTELHFLAASQEAPESYGTLKLDDNKTVALNRVQFRNLGGFLPQAEQYVPAGFILALGDNAAQSRDSRDYGFVSVDSICGRLLWN; via the coding sequence GTGAAAAGAAAACTCCTGTGCTTCCTTGCGTTAATAGGCGGCCTTCTCTTTTTAAAAAGCTATGTTTTAGATATAAGGCGGATTTCGGGACATTCGATGGAACCCACCCTTTCCGATGGGCAGTTTGTTGTTATATGGAAATTGGCGTATGGAATTCAATTTCCTGCTGCGAACCGGTATCTTTGCCGCTGGGGAATGCCGAAAACAGGGGATGCCGTCCTCTATCATATAGACGGGCGGTTTGTGGTAAAACGCTGCGTAAAAATAGAAAATACGGAACTGCATTTTCTTGCGGCCTCGCAAGAAGCGCCGGAAAGTTATGGAACACTTAAATTAGATGATAACAAAACTGTTGCGCTTAACCGTGTGCAATTTAGAAATTTGGGAGGATTTTTACCGCAAGCCGAACAATATGTTCCTGCCGGTTTTATTTTGGCACTCGGCGATAATGCAGCCCAGTCCCGCGACTCCCGCGATTACGGATTTGTCTCGGTCGATAGTATCTGCGGTCGGTTACTATGGAACTAA
- a CDS encoding penicillin-binding protein has product MELNHFISKKRIAFFIGLLLIFTGLIVAKYARAMLGAEPEVRTVKKTRERGAILDRNGKILAAATTLYNLSANKTLIGDVNRLVNILSPILEISESELLDKIQDSKSNFLYLKKKLSENEKDILKDAIREYGLKGLRLEAVANRIYPENALASTLIGYLGDDGKGLAGIEYSMQNILSPPEGTAGADRNGYTVALTIDASIQYMLQQIAERTMKNSKAEAVIFLAADAKTGEILAYINEPSVDLAHFTSSKKEERFDRPAYFIYEPGSVFKIFSIASFLELGTTKDSDVYTCDAQFAFKPRRANEKKDQNVIRCLRVHGQVTPRDIIRFSCNDGMAQIADKTDAAAFAEKLRAFGFGKKTGLELPGEAAGIFAPVSSWSARTKHTIAIGQEIGVTSLQIVQAATAFTNKGKTLKLSLLSEILDSAGKPVYRHKPKSLEQVISAQTAKTVLGYMQTAADDGTGFRASIKGVPISVKTGTAQMAQADGRGYSSTDYLSSCIGIFPVDDPQIILYMAVIRPVGETYGSLVAAPAISEAANVIIDYRGMGRANAPNVTHTGIIQSHRQTPVTVGDTMPDLLGTPKRLLLDLLGRTDITVKLTGDGYVTAQSPAAGTPIVKGMIIELTLE; this is encoded by the coding sequence ATGGAACTAAATCATTTTATTTCTAAAAAACGTATTGCTTTTTTTATCGGCCTTTTGCTCATCTTTACCGGCTTAATCGTCGCAAAATATGCACGAGCGATGCTTGGTGCGGAACCGGAAGTACGCACCGTTAAAAAAACTCGTGAGCGTGGAGCAATTTTAGATCGGAACGGAAAAATCTTAGCGGCAGCGACAACGTTGTATAACCTATCGGCAAATAAAACACTGATTGGAGATGTTAACCGACTTGTCAATATCCTTTCACCGATTCTCGAAATATCGGAATCCGAGCTGCTTGATAAAATTCAAGATTCCAAATCAAATTTTTTGTATTTAAAAAAGAAATTGAGTGAAAATGAAAAAGATATTTTAAAAGATGCAATACGGGAATATGGACTAAAAGGATTACGGCTTGAAGCGGTAGCAAACCGTATCTATCCCGAAAATGCGCTCGCTTCAACGTTGATCGGCTATCTGGGCGATGACGGCAAGGGGTTAGCCGGTATTGAATACTCTATGCAGAACATCCTCTCTCCGCCTGAAGGTACTGCCGGTGCCGACAGAAACGGTTATACGGTTGCCTTAACAATCGATGCTTCCATTCAATATATGCTGCAACAAATAGCCGAACGGACAATGAAGAACTCAAAGGCGGAGGCTGTCATTTTTTTGGCTGCCGATGCAAAGACGGGTGAAATCCTTGCGTATATAAACGAACCGTCAGTCGATTTAGCTCATTTTACATCCAGTAAAAAAGAAGAACGGTTTGACCGCCCCGCCTATTTTATTTATGAGCCGGGATCCGTTTTTAAGATTTTTTCGATAGCTTCTTTTTTAGAGCTTGGCACAACGAAGGATTCCGATGTTTACACCTGCGATGCACAATTTGCGTTTAAACCGCGTCGAGCCAATGAAAAAAAAGACCAAAATGTGATCCGCTGTTTGCGGGTACACGGCCAAGTAACGCCGCGTGACATTATCAGGTTTTCTTGCAACGACGGGATGGCACAGATTGCCGACAAAACGGACGCCGCAGCCTTTGCCGAAAAGCTGCGGGCATTCGGGTTCGGGAAAAAAACCGGACTTGAGCTACCCGGAGAAGCGGCAGGAATTTTTGCGCCGGTGTCGTCATGGTCAGCCCGTACTAAACATACGATTGCAATAGGACAAGAAATCGGCGTTACATCCCTGCAAATTGTACAAGCGGCAACGGCATTTACCAATAAAGGCAAAACATTAAAACTCAGCCTATTATCCGAAATTCTGGACTCGGCAGGTAAACCGGTCTACCGGCATAAACCGAAATCACTTGAACAGGTTATTTCGGCACAAACGGCAAAAACGGTACTTGGTTATATGCAGACTGCTGCCGATGACGGTACCGGCTTTCGAGCTTCGATTAAAGGCGTACCTATCTCCGTTAAGACCGGTACGGCGCAGATGGCGCAAGCGGATGGGCGCGGCTACAGTTCCACCGATTACCTCAGCAGCTGTATCGGTATTTTTCCCGTCGATGATCCGCAGATTATTTTGTATATGGCAGTTATCCGTCCGGTCGGAGAAACATACGGTTCACTGGTCGCCGCGCCGGCTATCTCGGAAGCTGCAAATGTAATTATCGATTATCGTGGAATGGGGCGGGCAAATGCGCCGAATGTAACCCATACTGGCATTATTCAATCGCACCGCCAAACACCCGTAACCGTCGGCGACACGATGCCCGATTTGCTCGGAACTCCCAAGCGGCTGCTCCTCGATTTATTAGGGAGAACCGATATTACGGTTAAGCTAACCGGAGACGGCTATGTAACGGCTCAAAGCCCAGCGGCGGGAACGCCGATTGTAAAAGGAATGATCATTGAACTCACCCTTGAATAA